Part of the Pseudomonadota bacterium genome is shown below.
GACGGGCTTCGTGGTTGCTTGCTGTCTCGTTCGTCCCGACGGTGTGCATACGCTGACCGCCAAGAGCGTCAAAAAGAAGCTCAAGGACAAGGCGTTCGCGGCGAAGGTCGACCGCGGCGAGGTGCGAGCCGGCGCCGAGGCTCTTGGCGTAGATCTCACGGATCACGTCAGCTTCGTTATCGAGGCCCTCAAGCCGCACGCCGAGGAGCTGGGTATTTCAGGCAAGCGAACGCAGCGCCCCGCCTGAAGGTTCGTCCAACCACAGCCGGTCGAACGTGCTCGACTCGAGACTAGCACCGCTTGCCAGGGATCATGATGGATTCCCGCCGGCTCTGACGGCCGCCGGCGGTGTTGCACCTCCTCGAATATGCGCTGCACAGCATCGAAATGAACCGCAGTCATCGCCGGTGCGCCTTGCCCGCCTTGCCCGCCTTGCCAGCGACCGCCAGCCCCCGACGCCAATCGATCACAATCCCTGGCAAGCGGTACTAGTTCATGTCGCGTTCGCGCAGGTAGTAGCCCCCGCGCATCGCGTCGAAGAACTCGCGAAGGGCAGGATGCTGGACCGGTTCGCCGCTCGGGTCCGGTTCCAGGTTGCGTTCCGCCACGTAGGTCTGGTGGTCAGCGTCGTGGACGAGCACACTGTACCATGGACGGTCCTTGGGAGGCCTCGAACGCGCCATGCGTTCGTACCACTGCTCGCTTAGGGCAAATTGCGAGTCAATGTCTACGATCACGCCCCTATAGCCAAAGAGCTTGTGCTGAACGAGCTGACCGATCGTGAACTTCGGGGCTTTAGCCATAGCCGAGCGTATCGCGGTGAGCGGTCGCTGGCCAGAGGCACAAACAGATGCCGTTCGGCTCGGGGCCCTGTACCCCTCAGCTTGCCCGGGTGAGGCGGAGATCCTACAACGGCATTTGGGGTTTTAGGGGCCGCGTCCTTGCGTGCTTGACACATATACTGGAAAAAGTGAGCGAATTCGTATTGGGCATGTTCAGAGCTCCGCGCTGTCCGGGCGCATGGGTGCGCTGGCAGGAAGGGGCCTGTGATCCGACTGCGATCCGATAGGCGATGGTAGGTTACAGCGTGAGCCCTATGGCCCAAGCCCCACTCAGAGCCAAGCGGAGACGAAGCGGTGGCACACGGCGACCCAGCAGCATGCCACTGCGATCCGCGGCCGGGCCTGAGGAGCCCACACGGATCGAGCTCTCGGGGGACGCGAGGCGCAGCGGCAGGCAGCCGAGACCGCTGCGCCGGTCGCCCAGCCCACAGGCGCCTCGACCTGCCTCAGTCGCGGTCTCCGCCCGCTCGCGAGCGCACAAGGCGCCTGGATCACGACCGCAGGCGGCCTTTTCCCAGGCCTCGAGGGAGCATCTTCAGGTTGCCCCCGTCGATTCCGAGGCCCTCGAAATCCTGGGGCCCCCCGCCGCCGCTCGACCAGGCACGGCATCGCCCCGGCACGCTGAAAAATCCTACGATTCCGAGCGTCCTCGAGCTCTCGGTCCGGTGCTGAAGGCACTCGCTGGTCGGAAGGACAGCGGACTCGACATCGTGGAAGAGGGCTTTTTCGCCGGCGATTCGGAACGCGCCGACTGGGACGCGAGCGCACTGGCATCGCGACGCGCCATGTTCGCTACGTTTGCGATCGCGGCCACGTTCCTGGTCGGGCTCGTCACGATGCACATCTACTACCACGTGCTGATGCCCGAGCCGGTAGAGCTCGGTGGCGAGCTTCGCCACTACGAGCTGCCGGAACCGATTCTGGCCCCTTCCGTACTCGAGGGACGTGGTGCCGCTCGTGTGCTGCCCGCCGAAATCATCGGTGGCCGCGTCGCACAGCCCGCACCGAATCGCATCACCGCTCGCGGCCAGTCCGTGTCCACCACCCCGCTTGCGCGGACCCAGGTCGCACGGCGGGGTATGTCCAAGCCAGCAGGGGACGCTGCTGCACCCGCTCAGCGCCCAACGAATCGAGGACGGCCCGCCCACAGCGCCGCGGTTCGGCAGCGCCTCGCTGCGCCGCCGCAGCCGGTCACCACTGCAGCGCACGTGGCCGATGCACGCCGTAGTGCTGAAGCACGCGCTGCTCGTCTCGAACCGCAGGTCGATACCGAACCGCAGGTCGATACCGAACCGCAAGCGCATGCCGAAGCTGAACCGGTTTCTGCGGTCAGGCCCACCGGACCGCACTCGGCCCACAAGCTTGCGTTGCCCTCGGCCGAACGCGAAGCCTACCAGCGCGCGCTGGCGGACGGAGATCGGTTGTATCGGGCTGCCAAGCGCAAGCAGGCGGTGCGAGCGTACGAGCGGGCGCTCGATCTCAATCCGGTTGGAACCGAGGCGCTTTCGAGGCTGGCGCTACACTTGCTGAACACCGGAGACAACGCCAAGGCTTCGGCATTGGCGCAGCGGGCCGTAGCCTCCGATCCGAGCAACTCCGAGGGCTGGATCGTGCTCGGCGCTGCGCGCGATGCCCTGCGCGATCGCGCCGGCGCCCGCTTGGCCTATCGCCGCTGCGCAACCGAGGGCAAGGGCACGTACGTGCGCGAGTGCCGTCGCCTGTTGCACTAGGGACCAAGAACCAGGGAGTATCGAGGGAATGCTCGCTTGACCCCCGACAGGGGGCCCGTTAGAGTCGCGCCCCATGTTGGCCTCAGCGCTGCAAGCGGGACACCCAGCTGATGCGCATGAGGGGGCCGCTGCTTGGCTGAAAAAAGACGCTACACTGCTGGAGACAAGACGCATGCGGAGCCTCATACGAACCCTCGCGCTTACCGTGGCCCTGTCCTCGATGCTGACAGGCTGTTTTTACGCTGGCATCGCGGCCTCGGGCGATGCGGCCATCGTGGCCCGCAACGACGCGTTCCTGTTTGGAGCGCTGCGCAAGGTCTACGTGTGCAAGATCACGTCGGGAGGCCTCACGCAGTGCTCCGAAGCCGAGTCGCCCTGACGCTGGCGTGCGCGGCCAGTGCGACGCTGGCCCGAGCCCAGCCGCTTCCCGAGCAGCTGCGCTACGACGGTCTCGCCCTGGACCTGCAGCCGGAATTCGGCGTGACGCTGCTCGCCGGCGGGCGGTCGGAGCGTTCAAAGTGGCTGGGGCGCCTGCGTGCGGGAATGCTGGTTGCGCGAGATCCCATTTTCGTGGCCACGGGAGCGATCGTCGAGGTGGGTGGCCTCGCGCAGCGCGCGTTGGGCGTGGCGTCGGAGCTGACCCACCTGAACGGACTCTGGGGCCGCGTGGCGGCCGTGCGCGGACGGCGCGCGCAGTTTGGGCTGCAGCTCGCTTGGGGATGGTCCTGGTTTGGCCTCGAATGGCAGCGACGTTTTGGACAGCCGGCCAATGCGCTGCTGTTTGTCGTTCGGGCCCCGCTGGGAATCGTACGGTTCATCTACGGTTGGCAACGCCGCCATGCGGCCAACCTGCCGGCGACCTCTTAGGCTTAGGCGTCGGGCGATCGATGGGAGTTCCGGCCAGGGCAGGGGCAAAGAAACGGCCGGCCTCGGAGGGGCCTTCCTCCCGAACCGGGCCCCTTCAAGGGGCCCTCCTGGACCCACGCCCTATGGGAATGGAGCTTCAGTTTGACCCGACGCCGTAGGACCCGTAGGTCCCCGAAATGTTGCCCGCGGGTACGGCGCCAGGAACCGGTTCCCCGGGACGCACGACCTTGAACACGCTCCAAAAACTCCCGCTGTAGACCGGCTGCAGCAGAGGCGTTTGTGGTAGCTGTCCGGGCCCGCCGCGCGCCAGTACATAGTCGTACCAGCGCAACTCCAGGAACGGATTGACGGCCA
Proteins encoded:
- the hspQ gene encoding heat shock protein HspQ yields the protein MAKAPKFTIGQLVQHKLFGYRGVIVDIDSQFALSEQWYERMARSRPPKDRPWYSVLVHDADHQTYVAERNLEPDPSGEPVQHPALREFFDAMRGGYYLRERDMN